The Ranitomeya variabilis isolate aRanVar5 chromosome 7, aRanVar5.hap1, whole genome shotgun sequence genome includes a window with the following:
- the LOC143784144 gene encoding proto-oncogene Mas-like produces the protein MSLNSSVNNTNPAVQASNVDLSLVTIPITICLVTVLVCLVGLVGNGLTIYQLCFRIKLNQSTVYILNLAFADFIYLFCCCMVSLYLLCLYNGVSTTSDNIRTFSKFGEFLHSFGFNSSLFFLATLCLERCLSVCFPIWYKYRRPKHLSVILCGIIWILSVLITVLERFLIPEHRSTVYIVVSVIFLIVTLAMIGSSVIILVEIQKTSIRYRPMKLYIVVVTAVITFLISLVPATMVRLLALFGFIPTGRIRVLSYIMISLCSAINSTVNPYIYIIVGRWKTSISTTQALQSVFKDEDGRSSEGQDSAETQRSDIEQKPSTFRMNEEEKPEDS, from the coding sequence ATGTCCCTCAACTCATCAGTCAACAATACGAACCCAGCAGTCCAAGCCTCCAATGTAGATCTGTCCTTGGTCACCATTCCAATCACCATCTGCCTGGTGACGGTTCTTGTCTGCCTGGTTGGTCTGGTTGGTAATGGCCTCACAATATATCAGTTGTGTTTCCGCATCAAGCTGAACCAGTCCACAGTCTATATCTTGAATTTGGCTTTCGCAGATTTCATCTATCTGTTCTGCTGCTGCATGGTCTCCTTGTATCTTCTGTGCTTGTATAATGGAGTGTCCACCACGTCGGACAATATCAGGACATTCTCCAAGTTCGGCGAGTTCCTACACAGTTTTGGATTTAATTCCAGCTTGTTCTTTCTGGCCACCCTTTGCCTTGAACGATGTCTCTCCGTTTGCTTTCCCATATGGTACAAGTACCGTCGCCCAAAGCACTTGTCAGTCATATTGTGTGGGATCATATGGATCCTGTCAGTCCTGATAACTGTTCTGGAGAGGTTCCTCATCCCAGAGCACAGATCTACCGTCTACATAGTGGTATCAGTCATATTTCTAATTGTGACTCTGGCCATGATTGGATCCAGTGTTATCATTCTGGTAGAAATCCAGAAGACCTCCATTCGATACCGACCCATGAAATTGTACATAGTGGTTGTCACTGCGGTCATCACCTTCCTTATTTCCCTGGTTCCGGCCACCATGGTGAGACTCTTGGCCCTCTTTGGCTTCATCCCTACAGGAAGGATAAGGGTACTCAGCTACATCATGATTTCACTGTGTTCTGCCATCAATTCCACTGTCAATCCCTATATCTACATCATTGTGGGGCGATGGAAGACCAGCATCTCCACAACACAAGCTCTCCAGTCTGTCTTCAAAGACGAGGATGGAAGGTCATCAGAAGGACAAGACTCAGCGGAGACGCAACGAAGTGACATTGAGCAAAAACCGAGCACCTTTAGGATGAATGAAGAGGAGAAGCCTGAAGACTCCTAG